One genomic segment of Alkalimarinus alittae includes these proteins:
- a CDS encoding sensor domain-containing diguanylate cyclase, with protein sequence MDTQLLMAALAGCRDGIVITDAISPKNQIIYTNKAFQLMTGFSESDLIGKGSRFLLGTKTRPTAAKAFRQALGEGSRVQVTLSAICKDGSQKWLEISGGPFEYNGEKKRYFIGSCRDVGERVEAVEALMASEIKFEKSDVEAKVSSYDSITSLYNRSYFEEVAEREWLAMLRERRPLSVFLIGISNLAGFKASRGLDNSNRLMANTADALRQVFRRGIDLVAKYDDERFIVISTGMAWEEAENMAAKLNDVVDGELAQNTPIEARLYGCIGVATKIPEEGFHVDHLIELAEQALLKASTYPESTIIVAESDCVA encoded by the coding sequence TTGGATACACAACTTTTAATGGCTGCATTAGCCGGGTGTCGTGATGGCATTGTGATTACTGATGCTATTTCACCCAAAAATCAAATTATCTATACGAATAAAGCATTTCAGCTAATGACGGGCTTTAGCGAATCAGACCTTATTGGTAAAGGATCTCGTTTTCTATTGGGTACTAAAACGAGACCTACCGCGGCAAAAGCTTTTCGGCAAGCGCTAGGGGAAGGTTCGCGTGTACAAGTGACCCTCAGTGCTATTTGCAAAGATGGGTCCCAAAAATGGCTAGAAATTAGCGGTGGCCCTTTTGAATATAATGGCGAAAAGAAACGATATTTTATCGGTTCTTGTCGAGATGTCGGCGAAAGAGTTGAAGCGGTAGAGGCGTTAATGGCGTCTGAAATAAAGTTCGAGAAAAGTGATGTAGAGGCTAAAGTATCAAGCTACGACAGCATAACCTCCTTGTATAACCGAAGTTATTTTGAAGAGGTTGCTGAACGTGAATGGTTGGCAATGCTAAGAGAACGGCGCCCTCTCTCGGTTTTTTTGATAGGCATATCGAACCTAGCAGGCTTTAAAGCGTCACGGGGGTTAGATAATTCGAACAGGTTGATGGCTAATACGGCTGACGCATTGCGGCAAGTCTTTCGTCGAGGGATTGATTTAGTCGCAAAGTATGATGACGAGCGGTTTATTGTCATTTCAACGGGGATGGCTTGGGAAGAAGCAGAAAACATGGCAGCAAAACTCAATGATGTCGTGGATGGTGAGCTTGCACAAAATACCCCTATAGAAGCGAGATTATATGGCTGTATTGGTGTTGCCACTAAAATTCCAGAAGAGGGGTTTCATGTAGACCATCTTATTGAGTTGGCTGAACAGGCGTTATTAAAAGCGTCTACTTACCCAGAGAGTACTATCATTGTCGCTGAGAGTGATTGTGTAGCTTAG
- the cyoE gene encoding heme o synthase, which produces MKAIPESLAQPTQPTAYSSKTMASNDDRVKASWRSYLELCKPNVVALMILTSVIGMMLASPTFPHWKVMLFGNLGIALMAASAAAINHIVDRKIDPIMSRTRNRPLAKGNVDVTHALLFSTILGVSGMALLITQINALTAWLTFASLIGYAVVYTLFLKRATPQNIVIGGLAGAAPPLLGWTSVTGVVEPNSLLLVLIIFAWTPPHFWALAIHRKAEYAKADIPMLPVTHGEAYTKVQILLYTLILLAISLFPFITGMSGYLYLGAALALGLRFIYWAVVMIRNVRPHAAINTFKYSITYLMLLFLALLVDHYLVAYIGT; this is translated from the coding sequence ATGAAAGCAATTCCAGAGTCTTTGGCTCAGCCCACTCAACCAACAGCCTATAGCTCAAAAACCATGGCTTCTAATGATGATAGGGTAAAGGCAAGTTGGCGAAGTTATCTAGAATTATGTAAGCCCAACGTAGTGGCTCTGATGATTCTTACTTCTGTTATCGGCATGATGTTGGCTAGCCCGACGTTTCCTCACTGGAAGGTAATGCTGTTCGGAAATTTAGGTATTGCGCTTATGGCTGCATCGGCTGCGGCGATTAACCATATTGTCGATCGAAAAATAGATCCTATCATGTCTCGTACTCGCAATAGGCCATTAGCCAAAGGTAATGTAGATGTGACCCACGCGTTATTATTTTCAACCATACTAGGCGTATCGGGTATGGCCTTATTAATCACGCAGATTAATGCATTAACTGCATGGCTCACGTTTGCTTCATTAATAGGTTATGCCGTTGTTTATACGTTATTTTTAAAGCGCGCGACTCCTCAAAATATTGTCATTGGTGGTTTAGCCGGTGCGGCACCTCCTTTGTTGGGCTGGACCTCTGTTACCGGTGTTGTTGAGCCCAATAGCTTGTTGTTGGTACTGATTATATTTGCTTGGACGCCACCACATTTTTGGGCATTAGCGATACACCGAAAAGCGGAATATGCTAAGGCTGATATCCCCATGTTGCCAGTGACGCACGGGGAGGCCTATACCAAAGTTCAAATTTTGCTGTACACCTTAATTCTTCTGGCAATTAGCTTGTTTCCGTTTATCACCGGTATGAGCGGTTATCTTTATTTGGGGGCTGCATTAGCGTTAGGTTTACGGTTTATCTATTGGGCTGTAGTGATGATCAGAAACGTACGGCCTCATGCGGCGATTAATACATTTAAATACTCCATTACGTATTTGATGCTGTTGTTCTTAGCGCTTTTAGTTGATCATTATCTAGTGGCTTACATTGGAACTTAG
- a CDS encoding serine hydrolase domain-containing protein: MKKALKKILNTIDVPSDLNSIISIDHKREVSPESVGMTENGVNDIWQSVINLYKTGTQPAIELCLRRKGEIVLNRSIGHVRGNGPLDTPYTPKTIATPDTPICLFSASKAVTALLVHILAEDGSISLLDPVSYYCPEFAQNGKKNITIHQILSHRGGIPGIPPNTPIEVLWDNDEIWRLLCEAKPISVDGDHLAYHAITGGYVLERVIKTVTGKNIQQYLDEKIRKPMGMKYFTYGVEDKDLSTLAENYMTGPKLGFPISWVVKRALGADAETIGQVINDPRFQEAVIPAGNLAATAEEISRFFQMMNNGGEWSGKRICDPLTIKRSVQEYGSMQIDRTMMVPMRYSAGMMLGGNPVGIWGPMSGSAYGHIGLINKMCWVDEARDISCSMLTTGISFVGHHIPSLVMFVNSVGKNCSRIPNAKKVSAFA; encoded by the coding sequence ATGAAAAAAGCGTTAAAAAAAATACTAAATACCATCGATGTTCCTAGTGATCTTAATTCGATTATATCCATTGACCATAAGCGAGAAGTGTCTCCTGAGTCAGTAGGGATGACTGAGAACGGTGTGAATGACATATGGCAGTCGGTGATAAACTTATACAAAACGGGTACACAGCCTGCGATAGAGCTTTGTTTAAGGCGTAAAGGCGAAATTGTATTGAATCGTTCTATTGGTCATGTGCGAGGCAATGGCCCTTTAGACACCCCTTACACGCCTAAAACGATTGCGACCCCTGACACACCTATTTGCCTTTTCTCTGCCTCTAAGGCGGTTACTGCATTATTGGTTCATATTTTGGCTGAAGACGGTAGTATTAGCTTGCTTGACCCTGTTAGTTATTACTGTCCTGAGTTTGCCCAAAACGGCAAGAAAAATATAACCATTCACCAAATTCTGTCCCATCGAGGCGGTATACCAGGCATTCCACCGAATACACCGATTGAGGTGCTCTGGGATAACGATGAAATATGGCGTTTGCTCTGCGAGGCGAAGCCTATATCCGTTGATGGAGACCACCTTGCCTATCATGCTATTACTGGTGGGTATGTCTTAGAGCGAGTGATTAAAACCGTTACAGGTAAGAACATTCAACAATACCTAGATGAAAAAATCCGCAAGCCAATGGGCATGAAATACTTTACGTATGGGGTTGAAGATAAAGATTTATCTACGTTGGCGGAAAACTATATGACGGGGCCGAAGCTTGGCTTTCCAATATCATGGGTCGTCAAGCGTGCATTAGGCGCGGATGCTGAGACCATCGGGCAGGTCATCAATGACCCTCGTTTTCAAGAAGCGGTTATTCCTGCGGGTAATTTAGCTGCCACCGCCGAAGAAATTTCTCGATTTTTCCAGATGATGAATAATGGTGGTGAATGGAGTGGTAAACGCATTTGTGACCCGTTAACGATTAAGCGTTCAGTGCAAGAGTACGGCTCAATGCAAATCGATAGAACGATGATGGTGCCCATGCGTTACAGTGCTGGCATGATGCTCGGCGGTAATCCTGTCGGCATTTGGGGGCCAATGAGTGGCTCTGCGTATGGTCACATTGGCCTGATTAATAAAATGTGCTGGGTTGATGAAGCGAGGGATATTTCTTGCTCGATGCTGACCACAGGGATCTCATTTGTGGGTCATCATATTCCGAGTTTGGTGATGTTTGTTAATTCGGTGGGTAAAAACTGTAGTCGCATACCCAATGCAAAAAAAGTAAGTGCATTTGCTTAG